The Apium graveolens cultivar Ventura chromosome 11, ASM990537v1, whole genome shotgun sequence genome has a window encoding:
- the LOC141696130 gene encoding uncharacterized protein LOC141696130, with protein MDGENQNNNENQGNNDEGGNVFDQLAETLAVLVNQQPKPNIVSQFKRLNPPTFDGATDPAIVEMWIQEMEKAFGLLGSNEGQKVTLAVYQLQGSAYDWWLMEKRKNETTNLEENHEPYTWAKFKKALEDKYFPRTVRLQKERDFIRLQQGGRTVIEYEAEFAKLAKYASTLVADESSRARRLEEGLRSDIRNSVASFELQTYEAVLNKALVIERGLAESEKASGSWNKRRFTQTSGQSFQEGPLKKPHVYDNIGGQGDRETCTRCGKNHPDKVCRWNTGACFHCGEVGHKISNCPHNPPPPPRKEADNKMGKGRVFQLTGNDNYRN; from the coding sequence ATGGATGGAGAAAATCAGAACAACAATGAAAATCAGGGCAATAATGATGAAGGAGGAAACGTCTTTGACCAGCTGGCTGAAACTCTAGCTGTACTTGTGAATCAGCAACCGAAGCCCAACATCGTCTCTCAATTCAAGCGTTTGAACCCGCCAACTTTTGATGGAGCTACAGACCCGGCTATCGTTGAGATGTGGATCcaagagatggaaaaagctttcGGACTTCTGGGGAGCAATGAGGGACAAAAGGTGACCTTAGCTGTGTACCAATTGCAAGGAAGCGCTTACGACTGGTGGCTTATGGAAAAGAGAAAGAATGAGACGACAAATCTTGAAGAAAATCATGAACCGTACACTTGGGCAAAGTTCAAGAAGGCTTTAGAGGACAAGTACTTTCCGAGAACAGTTCGTCTGCAGAAAGAGAGGGACTTCATTCGACTTCAACAAGGTGGAAGAACCGTCATTGAATACGAAGCAGAATTTGCAAAGCTTGCGAAGTACGCGTCGACCCTAGTAGCAGATGAGAGCAGTCGAGCACGAAGATTAGAGGAGGGACTTCGAAGTGACATCAGGAATTCAGTGGCGTCGTTTGAACTTCAGACGTACGAGGCTGTCCTCAACAAGGCGTTAGTGATCGAAAGGGGCTTGGCAGAATCTGAAAAGGCGTCTGGCAGTTGGAATAAGAGGCGGTTCACTCAAACTAGTGGGCAATCTTTTCAAGAGGGACCACTCAAGAAGCCACACGTGTACGATAACATCGGGGGTCAAGGTGATCGAGAGACGTGTACCAGGTGCGGCAAGAATCATCCGGACAAAGTCTGTCGTTGGAATACAGGTGCTTGTTTTCATTGCGGAGAAGTAGGACATAAGATTTCGAATTGTCCGCACAATCCGCCACCGCCACCAAGGAAGGAAGCAGATAACAAGATGGGCAAAGGACGTGTGTTTCAGCTGACAGGAAATGACAACTATCGCAATTAA